One genomic segment of Hordeum vulgare subsp. vulgare chromosome 2H, MorexV3_pseudomolecules_assembly, whole genome shotgun sequence includes these proteins:
- the LOC123425159 gene encoding uncharacterized protein LOC123425159 → MSSSDQEDHDEDAPLFRHPTRPSAVGEVPVSQSLIKAASNVCFSFFVLAVLAVTVVAVTYQPPDPWLQSSAAITTSLARVLPNSSFLLPDDSLLPTGEDFPSPSTAPGAAAAAQRDSADQAATSTANNANATAGACDPDAPLNCTDPRVLAAVKAFNAKAFFRKSIVFLSYEAPVPGPKPGQCDVAWRFRNRREKSWRRYRDYRRFELTPGDGCALDVTKVGKFRSGKNAARPPRPKGPKKPRVAPPPVDAEINDTIPLVGSEAEFRRGKYLYYMRGGDHCKSMNQFIWSFLCGLGEAKFLNRTFVMDLNMCLSGAHTADGKDVDGKDFRYYFDFEHLKESVSLVEKGDFLKDWRRWDKKKGPGRISVRKVPTYKVTPMQLKKDKSNIIWRQFDGHEPENYWYRVCEGRAAKVIQRPWYAIWKSKRLMNIVTEIAGRMDWDYDGLHVVRGWKAMNKKMYPNLDADTSPDAIVDKVTKLIKPWRNLYIATNEPFYNYFDKLRSHYHVHLLDDYKELWSNTSEWHNETTAINNGKYVPFDAYMKVIVDTEVFYRSKAKVETFNNLTRDCKDGINTCNL, encoded by the coding sequence ATGTCCTCCTCCGACCAGGAGGACCACGACGAGGACGCCCCCCTCTTCCGCCACCCAACCCGCCCCTCCGCCGTCGGCGAGGTGCCCGTCTCGCAGTCGCTCATCAAGGCGGCCAGCAacgtctgcttctccttcttcgtgcTCGCCGTGCTCGCCGTCACCGTCGTCGCCGTCACCTACCAGCCGCCCGACCCCTGGCTCCAGTCCTCCGCCGCCATCACCACCTCCCTCGCCCGCGTCCTCCCcaactcctccttcctcctccccgaCGACTCGCTCCTCCCCACCGGCGAGGacttcccctccccctccaccgcccccggcgccgccgccgccgcccagcgCGACTCCGCCGACCAGGCCGCCACCTCCACCGCGAACAACGCCAACGCCACCGCGGGGGCCTGCGACCCGGACGCGCCGCTCAACTGCACCGACCCGCGCGTGCTCGCCGCCGTCAAGGCCTTCAACGCCAAGGCCTTCTTCCGCAAGTCCATCGTCTTCCTCAGCTACGAGGCGCCCGTGCCCGGCCCCAAGCCCGGCCAGTGCGACGTGGCCTGGCGCTTCCGGAACCGCCGCGAGAAGTCCTGGCGCCGGTACAGGGACTACCGCCGCTTCGAGCTCACCCCCGGCGATGGGTGCGCGCTCGACGTCACCAAGGTCGGCAAGTTCAGGTCGGGGAAGAACGCAGCCCGCCCGCCCCGCCCCAAGGGTCCCAAGAAGCCGcgcgtcgcgccgccgccggtGGACGCGGAGATCAACGACACGATCCCCCTCGTCGGGTCGGAGGCAGAGTTCAGGAGGGGCAAGTACCTCTACTACATGAGAGGCGGTGACCACTGCAAGAGCATGAACCAGTTCATTTGGAGCTTCCTGTGTGGGCTCGGCGAGGCCAAGTTCCTCAACCGGACGTTTGTCATGGATTTGAACATGTGCTTGTCCGGGGCTCACACCGCAGACGGCAAGGACGTGGATGGCAAGGACTTTAGGTACTATTTTGATTTCGAGCACCTCAAGGAGTCGGTGTCTCTGGTGGAGAAAGGGGATTTCTTGAAGGATTGGCGGCGCTGGGACAAGAAGAAGGGTCCTGGCCGGATCTCCGTGCGCAAGGTGCCTACATACAAGGTGACACCGATGCAGCTGAAGAAGGACAAGAGCAACATCATTTGGAGGCAGTTTGATGGGCATGAGCCTGAGAACTACTGGTACAGGGTCTGCGAGGGGCGAGCTGCCAAGGTCATCCAGAGGCCTTGGTATGCTATTTGGAAGTCCAAGAGGCTGATGAACATTGTAACTGAGATTGCAGGCAGGATGGATTGGGACTACGATGGTTTGCATGTGGTCCGAGGGTGGAAGGCGATGAACAAGAAGATGTATCCCAACTTGGATGCGGACACATCACCCGACGCGATCGTAGATAAGGTCACCAAGCTTATCAAGCCGTGGCGGAACCTTTACATCGCAACCAACGAGCCATTTTACAACTACTTTGACAAGCTCAGGTCACACTACCATGTGCATTTGCTTGATGATTATAAGGAGCTTTGGTCGAATACGAGCGAGTGGCACAATGAGACGACAGCGATCAATAATGGGAAGTATGTGCCGTTCGATGCCTACATGAAGGTGATTGTGGACACTGAGGTATTCTACAGATCAAAGGCAAAGGTTGAAACGTTTAACAACCTGACGAGAGATTGCAAAGATGGAATCAACACGTGCAATTTGTGA